The Megalops cyprinoides isolate fMegCyp1 chromosome 22, fMegCyp1.pri, whole genome shotgun sequence genome contains a region encoding:
- the si:dkey-9i23.8 gene encoding beta-1 adrenergic receptor: MELESRFRINRSLFVAVLSVEMVLGVVGNVIILLTKFKCRGQFQCRSWLPFLSLSLSDLGSSVLIISGSLLAVLTRGQRSPWCEVVSLLKFAFITSSIGSLAILCLQRTTGVASTGSRLSIVMAAACVTSWVTGLVFGSVPVVYDWIRYDPAEMLCAVFWESSYSDMLVYILSAFSICIFLPFLLIVFCSILTSAGRGWDCSSDLSSVTPLLVVFYTVCYMPFVLSELILLGRLDLSPAPDWLRTLSSMMAYLDCGLNPLIYCTNQDFRVAVLGLLWTNQKSHTEPVLTAVVKLDP, from the exons ATGGAGCTGGAGTCCAGATTCAGGATTAACAGGTCTCTGTTTGTGGCAGTCCTGAGTGTGGAGATGGTGCTGGGGGTTGTGGGAAATGTTATAATTCTACTGACAAAATTCAAG TGCAGGGGTCAGTTTCAGTGCCGCAGCTGGCTCCCTTTCCTCAGCTTGTCACTGTCTGACCTCGGCTCCTCCGTGCTCATCATCTCTGGCTCCCTATTGGCCGTTCTCaccaggggtcagaggtcaccgtGGTGTGAGGTTGTCAGCCTGCTCAAGTTTGCTTTCATCACTTCTTCCATTGGCAGCCTGG CGATCCTCTGTCTCCAGAGAACCACGGGTGTGGCCTCCACAGGAAGCCGCTTGTCCATTGTCATGGCAGCAGCTTGCGTGACTTCCTGGGTGACGGGGCTGGTGTTTGGGAGTGTACCTGTGGTGTATGACTGGAtcag ataTGACCCTGCAGAGATGCTCTGTGCGGTCTTCTGGGAGAGCAGCTACTCTGACATGCTGGTCTAcatcctctctgccttctccatCTGCatcttcctccccttcctgctgATCGTCTTCTGCTCCATCCTGACCTCTGCTGGCAGGGGGTGGGACTGCTCCAG tgatCTCTCCTCTGTCACGCCACTGTTGGTGGTATTCTACACGGTCTGCTACATGCCATTCGTACTGTCGGAG CTGATTCTGCTGGGGAGGCTGGACCTGTCGCCGgcccctgattggctgaggacGCTGTCGTCAATGATGGCTTACCTGGACTGTGGGTTAAACCCCCTCATTTACTGCACCAATCAGGACTTCCGAGTGGCAGTGCTAGGCCTGCTGTGGACCAATCAGAAGTCGCACACTGAGCCGGTTCtgacagcagtggtgaagctgGATCCATGA